In Mangrovibacterium diazotrophicum, the genomic stretch TACCTGGTTTTCAACACCGAATTTACTGATCAACCAATTTGTACAGCTTCTCGTCGCTATCAAACCTTAAAAATTGAAGAAATTCAGAAAACAGATTTGAGTGACGACTGCAAACAATGGCAAATCGACAAACTGGCTGAGAAAGAATGTTTGTGTGAAGGTCTGAGTAATTCAACTTACCTGGCCAACGAAATCACACCGGACAGTCCGCGCCAAGGCGTAAGTATCTGTCCAGGACCAAACCTGGCGTACTTTAATAAAATTGCCAGTTTGAAAGAAATGGTCGATCACATTTACGGCAAATTCAATCTGCTGGAAGGCGTTAAACGTCCGAACCTGTTTATGAAAGAATTGAGCATGTACGTTGACTACCTTGAAAAACGGGTTGAAGAATTGCGCCACGCCAAAGATGAAAAGCAAGCTTCATACTACCGTACATTCCGCAAAAATATGCAGGATGGCATTGTATACTACAAGGATCTTTTTGCCAAGTACGACTCCAAGCTGCAGGAAATGAAGCAAGGAGTAATTGCCGAATTGGAAAACATTAGCCAAAAAATTGAGGCTTTCCATATTTAATAAAGCCTTTCTGAATACATTGAAAAGCAGGTCTCATAACGGCCTGCTTTTTTATTGCAACAAAACCATGTGTCACGAAGACATAAAAACATTGAACTTTCGGACAGGCCAAGCGTTTCATTATCTTATTAATTTAATTCACACCCCATATTTTAAAAGCTATGAAAACAAAGAATGTAGATTTAGGACTCCTTATTGTGCGAATTGGTGTTGGTTTACTAATGTTATTCCACGGAATCAGCAAATTGTCAGGAGGTTTAGGTTTTATCCAGGGAATGCTTGAAGCAAAAGGCCTGCCCGGATTTATCGCCTATGGTGTAATTGTTGGCGAAGTTTTGGCTCCGCTTGCCATTCTGGTTGGATTCAGAACCCGGATTGCTGCACTTATTTACGCCTTCAACATGGTCGTGGCAGTCTTAATGGTTCACGCCGCTCAATTCTTCACCATGAGTGAGCAAGGAGGTTGGGCATTGGAACTAATTGGTCTGTATTTCCTGGGAGCTATCGCCCTGTTTTTCACCGGTGCCGGGAAATATGCGGCTTCATCTACCAACACTTGGGATTAATTACTGATTGATCGTTAATAATGATAAAAGCAGTTCCGACGACGGAGCTGCTTTTCTTTTTTAACCAATCATTAAAACAAGGTGCTTTCTCTTGTATTTTAAAGGGTATGCTCGTAACTTGTTTAGGCATGTTGAACATGCTTGCGAGTTCGATTTTTCACTCAAACGCAGCTGATTTATTGTTTTCCGCCTTCAATACGTTTAGCCGCAAATTCAAATGAACCTCTATGAGAAAACACCTGCTAATTCTACTAATGGTGCTTTGCGCAGCCACAACCAACGCCCAGAACCAAGACAAAAAACAAAAAACCGACAGTATTGCCGAAGCCAAACTCAAAGCAAAAAAGAATGTCGATTTCTCTGTGATGCCTTACCTGAGCTACAACCGCAACCTCAAGCTGATGCTCGGCGTAATCCCGATGGCCATGTACAAACCTGTTCCAGGCGATACCATTTCACCCAAATCACTTTCCGGACTTTCGGCTATTTATACCACCAACGGTTCTTATTTTATCGCACTGTTCAACAAATGGTATTTTGCGGAAGATAAATGGCGGGCAAAGTTTTTTGCCATCACGGGCGACCACTATTCTCAATTCTTCATGGAAGACACCGACGTGCCGGGATTTTACGACTACGGCACGAAAACAACTTTTTTAATCTTCGGGATTCAGCGAAAAATCACAACGGGCTTATACGGAGGACTCGCCTACAGTTATGCTCATCACAAAACAACCTACGAAGATAATGTTCAACCTCCGTCGACGACCAAGAAAAATGGATTGGAATACAGCCTCCTATATGATTCCCGGGATGCCGTTTACTACCCGACAATTGGGACCAATGCAAAACTGAAATGGAATTCTTTTCCGGAATGGTTCGGGAATGACCTGTCTGCAAACAAAATCTCGATCGAATACAACCGCTACTTCCCGATGCGTGAAAATACTGATGTGTTGGCGACCCGTTTTTCTGGACAATTCGGCTTGGGGGACATTGCTTTTGAACAACAAGTCACCATTGGCAACAAAGATATTCGCGGGTACTCCGAAGGAAAATATCGAGGCGACGGGCTGGTTGCGCTACAAGGTGAATACCGTTACAATTTCAAAGACAAAATGGGATTGGTGGGGTTCTTCGGGTTAGCAACGATTTACGGCTCGGACAATGACAGCTTCAACAAAAAACTTTACCCCGGCGGTGGAATCGGTTATCGTTATCGCGCGTTTAAAGCGGTAAAATTCAATGTCGGGCTGGATGCTGCTGTGGGTAAGGAAGATTGGGGAGTCTACTTCCGCATTGGTGAAGCTTTCTAAAAATTGTGGCCGCTACTTCAATCGAGCCCACTCACGTCGTAAAAAGAAAATCACAATCAATGCCGAAACGGCGTCCGAGATTGGCATCGATACCCAGATCCCATTCAATTCGAAAAAGCCGGGTAATACAAATAATAAAGGAATCAATACAATCACCTGCCTCAGCAAGGTCAGCAAGGTTGCTATTTTGGCTTTGCCGATTGATTGGAAGAAATTACCTGCAACAACCTGAAATCCGACAATCGGTAATGCCAACAAACCGAGCCTCAAGCCCATTTGCCCGATAATGAGTAATCCCGGATCTTCGGCGTTAAAAAAACGAACGATGGAATCGGGGAAAACCTGCACCCCGATAAACGCGAGAATTGAAATAACCGATGATGAAATAATTGCCAGACGCAAAGCCTCTTTCACCCGGTCATTCTGTTTGGCACCATAGTTAAACCCGATAATCGGCTGGGTTGACATGTTGATGGCAACCACTGACATGATGATCAACGTCGCGACCGAGTTGACAATTCCCATTGCACCAACCGCCATATCGCCGCCAAACTGAATCAGTTTTGTATTGATCAGTCCCTGGACTACGGAGTTGGCAATCTGCATAAAGAATGGAGCCATCCCAATCACAAGAATCTCCTTGATGATTTCGGGCTCTATTTTAAAATACTGTGGCTTTATTTTCACGACAGAACGATTGCTCCTGAAGTGCAACAACACCCAAACGGCTAGCACCATCATTGATATTACGGTGGCGTAAGCAGCACCTTTCACGCCCATTCCCAGACCGAAAATGAAAATCGGGTCGAGCACAATGTTGGTTCCTGCACTAATCAGCATCGAATACATGGCGATCCGCGCGTTTCCCTCCGAGCGAATAACATTATTCAATGAAAAACCAACCACCTGGAAAATAACGCCGACTAAAATAATATCAAGGTAATCGTTGGCGTAGCCCATTGTCTCGGGCGTTGCGCCAAACATTTTTAGCATGGGTCCTTTGATCAAAAAACCAATCAGAGTGATAAGCAGCGATGCGACGAGCATGAGAACGAAACTATTTCCCAGCACCCGCTCGGCTTTCGGCATGTCCTTTCGCCCCATGTTAATTGAGACCAAAACACTGGCTCCAATTCCGATCAGCATCCCGAACGCGATCATCACCAACATGACCGGAAAGATGACCGAGACACCACTAAGAGCGGTTGCTCCAACCCCTTGCCCTATGAAAATTCGGTCGACGATGTTGTACAAAGCATTCACGAAAACACCAATAAATGCCGGGATAAAATATTTCAGCATTAGTTTTCCGACGTTAGTTTCGGCAAGTTCCCTGGTTTTTTCCATCTGCTTCAGAAAGTAAGGTAATTAGTCTCAAACGGCCGGCTGCAGAGCACTGGTGACCTGAGACTTTGGGCTTGGTTGAATTTAAAGTGTCGCCGCAAAAGTAAACATTCGCACTAATAAAACCCGATTTTAAAGTTCTTATTCTAAATTTGCAGGAGAATAGAAATTAGAAACAGCATTCATGACAAAAGAGGATTCAGCAAAAATCAATCAAGATACAATCACCAACCTGCAATCATCCAACGCGGAGCTGGTAAACGAAACGATCAATCAATTGAGCGAATCAGGCAACTCGGCCTATCTGCCTTTCCTGTTCGAGCTGCTTCACTCTACGTCGAATGATGAAATTAAAAGACGGATTGCCCGCCTTCTTGCTGAATTGAAACACAGCGATGCAATTCCTCTGATTATTGAGGCAATTAAAAACAAAGCGTACACCAAAGAGCTGCAATACTTGGTTTCGGCCTGTTGGGAAAACGGGATGGACTACAGCGAACATTTGTCGCTGTTCATCGACTTGATGATTCAGCACGAATTTATGATTGCGTTCGAGGCGCACACCGTGATCACCAATATGACCGGCAAAATTTCTGCGGCTACCTGCGAACAGGAAAGCACGAAAATCAAAAATGCCCTTACTCAGGTGTCAGAAGAGAACCGTCAAATGCTGGAAGAAGTGTTGGAATTCCTGCCATTACTGGAGGCCGGAATAGAGCCGCAAAGCTTTTAAATTGATCAAAATTCGCACAAAAGACTAGGAATTAATCCAATATCAGTTAAATTTAGGCACGACTTTAACTATAAGCCCTCAAACATTTAACTGAGATACGTGAAAAAGGCATTGTATATTCTGAGTTTCTTGCTACCATTTTGCGCAGTCAATGCTCAGGATGCCGAATATTCGCAGTTTTATGCCAATCCTGTTTATTTGAATCCCGGTTTTACGGGAACTTCCGAGCAAGGACGGGTTGCCGTGAACTACCGGAATCAATGGCCAGAGCAAGGCTCAACCTATGTGAATTATTCTGTCTCTTTCGACACTTACATGAAAAAACTGGGCGGTGGGATCGGAGCTCAGATTCACAATAATCGCGAATTAAACGGAGTAGTCGAAGCCACAAACTTTAGTCTTTTTTACTCGCACCATGTAAAAGTTAATCCTCGCTTTTTTGTTGATTTGGGTTTACAGGCCGGATTCACTTATAAGAAGCTCGATTACCGAAACCTGATTTTCCCGGACATGATCAATCAACTAACCGGCGAACGATATGTTGGCAGCGAAACAGTGCAGGAAACGGCCAGCATCGCCTATCCCGATTTTGGTGTCGGATTTATTGGTCAGTATGATTCGTTTTACGGAGGTGTGAGTATCAACCACCTTACACAGCCCAGCGAATCGGTTTTTATTGGCGACAACCGTGGAAAGTTACCGTTAAAAGTGACGGTACACATGGGGGCCAAGAGTTACCGCTGGCATCGTGGCCTTTTATCCCGGCGTTTCACGCTTTCACCCAATGTGATTTACCAGCGACAAGGCGCTTTCAGTCAGTTAAACATGGGTCTGTACCTACTGGAAAAATCGATTTCCGGAGGACTTTGGTATCGGCAAACATCCGGCATTCAGCCCGAATCCATGATTGTGATGCTTGGCGTAATGCGCCCCAAGTTTAAATTTGGCTACAGTTACGACTTTAGCCTCTCAAAATTGAGTAACTACTCCAATTCGGCACACGAAATTTCATTGATTTTCTTTGTTGGCGACAAGCATTCGGATCGCGATGCTCTTCTCATTCCTTCACTTTAAAATACCAGGGTAACAGTTCCCTGCTGTTTGTGTGGTTTGTCCAAAATATCCAGGAAAGAAAGGATCCAGATGTAGGTGCCGGCAGGTGCATAATTTCCGTTTTTCATTTTTCCATCCCAGCCAACCGTCACATCAGTCGTTTCGAAAACCTGCTCTCCCCATCGGTTGTAAATCAACATCTGGTAACCATCTGCTTTAACGGCTTCGTTCGCCAAAAGAAACACTCGGTTATCCGGATTTACACTGTTGGGATTTAAAGCATTCGGCGCAAAAAGATCATCCGGTGCCACCAAAACCTGGTGACTAACTGTATCTGTACACCCGAATTCACTTTCAGCAAGCAAATAAACCGTGAACCACCCGAAATCCTGGTACCTGTTTTCCGGATTTTCGAGGGTGGACGTTTGACCATCGCCAAAATCCCACTCATAGCTTACTCCGCCTGTTGTTTGGTTTGTAAATTGAAAAACCGGATCAGATATTGTTTTATCACTCTTATCAACCACGAATTCCGCTACCGGGTCGGAATAAACCTCAATTAAATCATCCATGAGCACCGTATCAGCACATCCTGTAAGCGACGAAATACCTATAGCCGAAACCTGGTATTGAGCACCCTGTTCCGAATATTCTTCCGAAACTTGCTGACCATTTTCGGTATTCAATCCGGTATCCCATGTGTATTGCAGCTGATCAATAGGGTCCGATACCGCCGCACTCAAAGTTGCCGTAAAAGGCGAACAGCCGCCCAAGGCATCCGCGGTCAACTCGAACCAAGGCTGACGTTTAACGGTAAACTCTTTTTTAGCGCTCTCGCAGCCGAATTCCGAAATAACCTGAAGCCCGATTGTCGCTTGCGGCTTATTTTTCAGACTGATTCGCACCGGTCCCAACATGGTTCCTGGATCGTAAACAATCTCCTCCGCATCCAAATCCGACAAGTCCCAGTAATAACTGTCCTTATCTGTTCCACTTCCGATGTAATTCACATCAAATTCGTGCGGATAACAAAATTTAGGATCGATATCAGTATAGACAGTGCGGATCGGATGAACAGTTATATAATCTTCCATCGTGCCCGAGTTGGTGCAACCATCTGTTGAAAGGACAGTCAGGGTCACATCATAAGTTCCGGCGTAACTGTAGGTGTATTGAATTGTCGGATCAGGGGTACTTAGTCCCAAACCATCACCGAACTCCCAGGTATAAGTATCAATATCCTCGGTCGTCTGCGCTGTAAAATTCACGGTCAACGGCATACACCCTTCGGTAACATCTGCTGTTATTTCCAAATTAGGTATTACCCGAATTGGGGTCCAGCTAAGTTTACTCTGACAACCATTCTCACTAATTTGAAGACCGAGGTTACGCTGGTTGGTTTGTTGAAATCCCAACTGAATATTTAAATCGGTCAGCCCTTTCCCCCCAGTGTACAAAGTATCAGCAAAATACCAGCTGAAATCGGCGTCGGCGGTTGCATCTCCTTCATAATTTACCGTGAGATTATAACCTGAACATTGCGTTGAATCGATACTGATATTCGTCGTGTATACCGGAATCACATTAACCTGGTAAGTTGCAGAATCGATGCAACCGTCATAATTCACCAACGCTTTATAAAGCGTCGAATCGAAAGGCGACGCATAAGGCATCGAGCTTGAAACATCACTTACCCCCTCTACCGGCGACCAATTGTAATCGCCCTTGAATGCTTGTTGATTCAGTTGAACCGAATCATAACGGCAAATGGTCTGGTCTGCAGTTGCGCCAAAAATGACTTTGCGGATTTTAATATCAAACGCTGTGGAAAGTTGAAGAACCGGATCGCTGGACATTCCACCATACTCGACAAGATAACCTCTCGGCAAATAGTAATTAGGGTTCGTATCATAGTAGATGTCCCCGGTATTACTCAAATCATTCCAAGAATATGCGGGTTGATCAGGATCTTGTGTAACATGTGCATAATCTTCATCATCTCCATTCGGTTTTAGTACATTATTCGGTTCTCCGTTTCCCCAGGGCGCGTATGCTCCCGGTTCTTTATAACCACCGTCAGATGTACCTGTCCAAAATAAAGTGCCCGCCTCCGGACCTGTCACCCATTTCCATTTTCCTTCCTGAGCAGCATCTGAAGCACCAATCCAACCAACACCTTTGGTTTTTAACCCAATGAATTTGTTTTCTTCTTCGGATAATATTGTGGCCAAATACCCCTGTAATCCCCGATAATTCTTCAGGGCTGCTGAATCCCGAGCAGCCGTCCATGTTATCAAATCCTGTTCGTAATAGCGGTAGAAATGTCCAGTTTCCGGCAGAAAATCGGCATCGATTAAACTGATGGCGATTTGACGGGTTGTTGTATCGGGAACTGGTGTCAGATTGTAGTACCAAATATTTTCGATAGCATCCTGGTATTCCTGTGCAGTGGCTGCTCCGCGCAATTCAAGGGTTCCGGTAGTTGTCAACCAAGTCTGCGATAAAGAAGAACTCAGATTTTCACTTTTCAGGCTTTCTGCGCCAACATTATAGTTCGCAATCGAGATTTTTAAACCGTCGTAGATTGAATCGCCTTCCACCTTGACCATCGCCCCGAACTGAAGCGAGTCCTTACAAAAAGTGATCGACGATGTACCATTCAGATCAATCGTCAAATCTCCCGACTGGGCATAAGAAAAGCCGGATGTTAATATCATCATTAAAAAAATCAACATCCGGCTTCTCATGTATCTTCGATTTGGTTATGCTTTATTTGAAAAATACTTCATGAATTGCGCGCGCTCATACATTTGCGGATCCTCTATTTTAGCATACGACAAGCGACCACGGAACTCTTCAATCGTCTTAAAGTTCCATTTTTGCATGAACTTTTCCAAATCTTTTAGCATTCCGCTTATAACTTGTGCACCATTAATATAAACTGATGAGCAAATTTGTGTTACCTGAGCACCGGCCAGCAGTTGCTTAATCACAGCTTCGCCATCGTGAATACCGGTTGAAGCAGCGATTTCCAATTTGGGAAGTGCAGCGCTAACCAGGCCAACCCAACGCAACGAACGACGAATATCAGCTGGCGAACTGAATACTTCAGAAGCGCTCAATTCCAGTTTTTCGATATTGATGTCGGGTTCGTAAAAACGATTAAACATTGTCACGGCTGAGGCACCATTGGCCATCAATCGTTCTGAAAAAGCAATCAGGTTGGTGAAATAGAACCCTATTTTCACCGAAACAGGAATCGATACTTCCGCTTTTACTTTTTTCAAAACATCAATATACAACTGTTCTATTTCTTCCGGCTTTTCGTTACGGCCAGTCGGCACGTAGAAAATATTTAGTTCCAGCGCATCGGCTCCTGCCTTTTCAAAATCCTTGGCAAAGCCTGTCCACTCGTTTGCTGTTACGGCGTTGATGGATGCAATAACAGGAATTGATACTTCAGCTTTCACTTTACGAAGCAATTCCAGATGCTCAGTCACCGTATTTTGACGTGTGTAATTGTGAATGTAATCTTCAGCTTCAGGATAAGTATTTTGCGGATCTTTTGCGATCAGGTGGCTTACCTCACTGTTTATTTGTTCTTCAAACAACGACTTCAGCACCACGGCTCCCGCACCGGCTTCTTCCAATGACTTGATTTTGTCAACACTGTTCGTTAGGCCCGAACTGGCCACAACAATCGGGTTCTTCAAGTTCAAACCCAAATATGTCGTATCTAACTTTTTCATAACGCTCTTTCGTTAATTATTCTTGGTTTTTATTTTTCATTTTGCGAAACGGTTTGTTCGGCATTTGCCAACCGTTTTATTTTAGTGATAGTTCCGCTCTCCAAAAATAGAACTACCAACCCGAACCATGGTACTTCCTTCGGCTACTGCCAGCTTGTAATCGCCCGACATACCCATGGAAATTTCTGAAAAAGAATTTTTGTCTCCAAAGAATTCCTGTTTCAATTGCTCAAATATGTTTTTAAGCTGATGGAACTCGCGACGGATTTGCGTTTCATCATCGGTATAAGTTGCCATGCCCATCACGCCCCGAACATCAACCCAATCCAGTCCGGCAAAGTCTGAAGAACTCAGCAGTTCGCGTGCTTCTTCCTGGTTCAGCCCAAACTTGGTTTCTTCTTCTGCGATGTGGAATTGCAGCAAAACCGGTATTTTCCGGTTGTTTTTTTGCCCTTCTTTATCGACTGTCTTCAGCAATTTCAAGGAATCAACACCGTGCAAAAGACTGACAAAAGGCGCAATGTATTTCACTTTATTGGTTTGCAGATGCCCGATAAAATGCCATTCAATGTCTTTCGGAAGTTCGTCGTATTTAGCTGTTAATTCCTGTACTTTGTTCTCGCCAAATACGCGCTGACCGGCTTCATAAGCCTCCAGAATAGCTTCGTTGGGCTTTGTTTTCGACACAGCTACCAGCGTTACCTTCGGTTCGAGTTCGTTTTTTAGTTCAGTAATTTTATCTGCAATGCTCATAACTTCTTTTTAAAGGCGTTACAAAACTACAAAAGCAAGCGAAAAAGAAGGATGATTTTTACTGTTTTTTAGGGGATAAACTGACGATAAACCAGCGGGAGCATTGGAACGAACCCACAATTTCAACAATCAATGCGAACATAAAAAACCCCGACTGAAAAGCCGGGGCAAATTATATTGGCATAAATATTACTTCTCTACAAAGTAACGGAGCTGATCAAGCATAATGGGAACATCATCTTTGTCGATTCCCCGGCGGAGCAGCTGCGGTAGGTCCTCCTCAAAAACGGCCATAAAATCAGCCTCGGTGAAATCGGGCTGCGAAATGGATCTCATGTAATAATCGAGCGCGGCTTTACGGTTACCCAAACTCCACTGCACGTGTCCCATGTTCATCAGGTCGTGCTGGGTTGGCTCATCCTCAACTAGCTTCTTGAAGTAATTTTCAGCCTGCTCCGTTTTTCCGGTCAGGAAGGAGCACCAGCCAATCGGACGCCACACTTTTTTATTGCCGGGCTTCAGGTACTCCACTTTGAAATAGTATTTCAGGGCCTCGTCGAAACGCCCCAACTCCAGCAGACAATGGCCAATGTTCAAATGATTGGTCAAATCCTCCGGATCAAGCGCTTCGGCCGCCTGGTAATATTCCAGCGCTTTTTCGGGCTGCTTCAGGTTGCGGTAGCACAAGGCAATCTTTTTGAGATTCCACAGCCGATTCAACTCAAACAACTCAGCTTTGCGGTAGGCATCCAGCGCCTTTTCGTAGTCGCCGAGCTTTTGGTAGCAAAACGCCAATTTCTGATACAGCTCCCCGCTCTGCTCCTGCGCCAGCATATATTCAAAAATTTCAATCGCTTCGTTATAGCGGTTCTGCGCGAAATAATATTCGCCAATGTTGCGAACAACGGCTTTATCTTCTTTCAGGATTGAACCCAGAATTGTTTTGTTGTAGAAGTCGAACCGCCAGCTGAACAGGTCGTCAAAATCGGCCCGACGCGGATGAAGCTTGTAAAAACGATACAAATCCTGGATATATTGATTGGAAACAAAGCCGGCTTTCTTGCCCGGATCGCTCAGCTCTTCGTCTTCCTCAATCTCATGAAACTGATCCATCTCGGCTCGCAATCCCTGCAACATAAACTCCCGGTTTTCTTTCGGAATCTGCTGCATGCTCAGGCAAAACGAATATTTATCCGAGTCGCACAAAACGGGTGCTTTTGCAATAACTTCAACAAAACCACGGGTTAAGTCATCCGAGAGATCGAGCGCCCGGTCCAACTCCGGATTTTCGGCAAAGAAGGGCACAAACCAGTTAGCCGGTTCGTTGAAGAAAGGATAAGATTTCAGCATCGCGAACGATCCCATAAAAACGTCGGCACCTTCCATTTGCAGTTCCGAAAACTCTTGCATTTTATCCATCAAGCCCGGCGAATCTTCAAAAATATCCTGCCACTCCGGATTCTTGTCTTCCGACAAACCTTCCTCCATCAAACTGTCCAGGTTGATTTTGTCCTTCAGGTTAGCACTAATTTTAATCATTTCCGGCATCAGCTCATCGCGGATGCGTTGCTGCAGTTTCTCGGTTTCCTTGCTGCGGATCAACTGAATAATTACCCGTTCAAGGTTACGTTTGAACTCAGGATCGTCATTCAGCAATTTCAGACGCCCGGTTATCTCCGGATAATATGACAGGCGCGAATCATATTGGTAAAGCGTGAGCAACAACCCCACCAATGCCCGTTGCCGGATCAGCGCTGCGTCTGTTTCATAGGCGTCAAAAAGCAGGTTGAATTTCTTCGTATCAAAATAACGCTGCAAACTCAGTGTAATGCCGGTCACCATAAAAGCTTTGTAATCGGCCTGAATCGTTTCGCTATTCAGTAACTTCTGCAGAAACTTAACTTCTTCCTCACTCAAGCGATCGCGAAACCACAGATGGTAAAACAGCTTCATGAGCTGTTTGTGGTGAAGCTCTGTTTTCACCAGCCGGTCTTCGTTTCCTCCCTCGCCGCCAGTCGCAAACTCCGCCAAATCGTTTGGCGCATAAAAAGCTTCCAGTTCCCCTAGGGTTAAATCAAAATCGTTTATAAACTGATCTTTAAATACCCGCTTTTTCTCGTACTCGAGTGAGGAAGCATATTTCAACCGAACGGCCTCATTTACCTTGTCGGCGAGCTCGTAGGCCGAATCGATCAACTTCAGGTAGACTTTTTGTCGCTCCGGGTCCTGAGTTCCCTCCATGGTATACTGAAGCATATAATGATAAGTCTGATTCATTTCACGCAATTCGTCGTTGAAATGCCCCAATCCGTTTTCCAGGATGAGTTGTTTCAGCAAATCGAAAGCTGGTTTTAATTGACGGGCTGCCAAGTAATTGCAGATATCGATGTATTGTTTCTTGATTTCCTTATTCGTCATTGTTTTCTATTAATAATGATAAGTTACGAAAACAGTAATAATCAAAAAACACTCCATCAAATTATAACTGACAGATGGGCAGACAAATGCTCCGTCGTCTGTTTTTTGTACCTTTCAACAATTAACTGAAAAACAGATTCGAATGAAACACACAGGATCGTGCCTTTGCGGGGCCGTAACATTTGAAATTGAAGGTGATTTTGATCGCTTCTTTTTGTGCCATTGCAGCCGTTGCCGGAAGGATACCGGATCAGCTCATGCGGCGAACCTGTTTTCGTCAACTGCCAATCTCCAATGGCTATCGGGCGAAGAAAAGGTTAAAACCTTCCAATTACCTGGAAGCCGACACAGCAAAAGCTTTTGTATGGAATGTGGATCGGCTCTTCCGAAGTCGCTAATGGGCGGAAAACTGCTGGTTGTACCCGCCGGTTGTCTCAATACAGATGTTGACATGAAACCAGTGGCCCATATTTTTATGGATAGCAAGGCAAACTGGGACGATCATCTCGAAGAAGTGCCAAAATTTGACCAATTACCAAATCAAAGCTGATTTGAAACCGCAGTCTTAAAAAATCCGGAAAATGAGAAGACCGTAAATAATAAATCGAACGAAACGGAACAAAGCCCAAAGCAGGTAACTGCCAAAGTTGTATTTCACCAATCCACAAGCCATGCTGACAATGGAATGCGGCAGCGGCAACATGGCTCCAATAAATACAAACAGTCCTCCCCACTTCTTCAGGTTGGTGATGTGGGTTTTTATTTTCGTTTCCAAATGAATTCGAATGGTTGGAATCATCGTGATCCTATTACCGATGAAGTACGCTAAAATTCCTCCTAAATACGAAAGGCTTGCCAGGATCATCAGAAAGGTCCAAGGGGTTGAAGCTTTGGCCGACCAGGCAATAAAAACCTCGGGCGGCAACAAACCCAAAAATGTTTCGGACGCAAAGAAAGTCGAGAAAACCACTGCCGGAGAATAGGTTTCCACCAAGGTATTCAGCAGCACATCGAAATCGAGCACAAAGTATTCCAGTGCCACCAAAACGGCCACAGCTAAGGCCATAATCACGCCTCCCTTGATTGAGGTATCAC encodes the following:
- a CDS encoding DoxX family protein produces the protein MKTKNVDLGLLIVRIGVGLLMLFHGISKLSGGLGFIQGMLEAKGLPGFIAYGVIVGEVLAPLAILVGFRTRIAALIYAFNMVVAVLMVHAAQFFTMSEQGGWALELIGLYFLGAIALFFTGAGKYAASSTNTWD
- a CDS encoding BamA/TamA family outer membrane protein, which translates into the protein MRKHLLILLMVLCAATTNAQNQDKKQKTDSIAEAKLKAKKNVDFSVMPYLSYNRNLKLMLGVIPMAMYKPVPGDTISPKSLSGLSAIYTTNGSYFIALFNKWYFAEDKWRAKFFAITGDHYSQFFMEDTDVPGFYDYGTKTTFLIFGIQRKITTGLYGGLAYSYAHHKTTYEDNVQPPSTTKKNGLEYSLLYDSRDAVYYPTIGTNAKLKWNSFPEWFGNDLSANKISIEYNRYFPMRENTDVLATRFSGQFGLGDIAFEQQVTIGNKDIRGYSEGKYRGDGLVALQGEYRYNFKDKMGLVGFFGLATIYGSDNDSFNKKLYPGGGIGYRYRAFKAVKFNVGLDAAVGKEDWGVYFRIGEAF
- a CDS encoding MATE family efflux transporter — encoded protein: MEKTRELAETNVGKLMLKYFIPAFIGVFVNALYNIVDRIFIGQGVGATALSGVSVIFPVMLVMIAFGMLIGIGASVLVSINMGRKDMPKAERVLGNSFVLMLVASLLITLIGFLIKGPMLKMFGATPETMGYANDYLDIILVGVIFQVVGFSLNNVIRSEGNARIAMYSMLISAGTNIVLDPIFIFGLGMGVKGAAYATVISMMVLAVWVLLHFRSNRSVVKIKPQYFKIEPEIIKEILVIGMAPFFMQIANSVVQGLINTKLIQFGGDMAVGAMGIVNSVATLIIMSVVAINMSTQPIIGFNYGAKQNDRVKEALRLAIISSSVISILAFIGVQVFPDSIVRFFNAEDPGLLIIGQMGLRLGLLALPIVGFQVVAGNFFQSIGKAKIATLLTLLRQVIVLIPLLFVLPGFFELNGIWVSMPISDAVSALIVIFFLRREWARLK
- a CDS encoding HEAT repeat domain-containing protein, with the translated sequence MTKEDSAKINQDTITNLQSSNAELVNETINQLSESGNSAYLPFLFELLHSTSNDEIKRRIARLLAELKHSDAIPLIIEAIKNKAYTKELQYLVSACWENGMDYSEHLSLFIDLMIQHEFMIAFEAHTVITNMTGKISAATCEQESTKIKNALTQVSEENRQMLEEVLEFLPLLEAGIEPQSF
- a CDS encoding PorP/SprF family type IX secretion system membrane protein; this translates as MKKALYILSFLLPFCAVNAQDAEYSQFYANPVYLNPGFTGTSEQGRVAVNYRNQWPEQGSTYVNYSVSFDTYMKKLGGGIGAQIHNNRELNGVVEATNFSLFYSHHVKVNPRFFVDLGLQAGFTYKKLDYRNLIFPDMINQLTGERYVGSETVQETASIAYPDFGVGFIGQYDSFYGGVSINHLTQPSESVFIGDNRGKLPLKVTVHMGAKSYRWHRGLLSRRFTLSPNVIYQRQGAFSQLNMGLYLLEKSISGGLWYRQTSGIQPESMIVMLGVMRPKFKFGYSYDFSLSKLSNYSNSAHEISLIFFVGDKHSDRDALLIPSL